Proteins found in one Nocardia brasiliensis ATCC 700358 genomic segment:
- a CDS encoding phenylalanine 4-monooxygenase has protein sequence MFTEAQLYSPVTRSGDGDVTVHLSDEHPGVHDADYRTRRNAIAELALDYAPGKPVPQIAYTDEEQQVWRIASAELARKHQTYACAEVLASAARLALPEDHIPQLDEVSAALLPLSGFRYAPAAGLVPLREFFGSFADRIFHSTQYIRHHSAPLYTPEPDAIHEIIGHANQIASPRFAAIYEAVGAAVGRLETDTALKFLANVFWFSMEFGVVREQGEVRCYGAGLLSSYGEIEEFRGADLRPLDVAEMGSAVYDITHYQPILYCAESIAEIEDVVGGFFATMDDETPERLRHSNTAGAQ, from the coding sequence ATGTTCACCGAAGCTCAGCTGTACTCACCGGTGACCCGGTCCGGCGACGGCGATGTGACCGTCCACCTGAGCGACGAGCACCCTGGCGTGCACGACGCTGACTACCGGACCCGGCGCAACGCCATCGCCGAACTGGCACTCGACTACGCGCCGGGCAAGCCGGTTCCGCAGATCGCCTACACCGACGAGGAACAGCAGGTGTGGCGGATCGCTTCGGCGGAACTCGCCCGCAAGCACCAGACCTACGCCTGCGCAGAGGTATTGGCGTCGGCGGCGCGGCTCGCCCTGCCGGAGGACCATATTCCGCAGTTGGACGAAGTCTCCGCGGCACTGCTGCCGCTCAGCGGATTCCGCTACGCGCCCGCCGCGGGCCTGGTGCCGCTGCGCGAGTTCTTCGGCTCGTTCGCCGATCGGATCTTCCACTCCACCCAGTACATTCGGCACCATTCGGCACCGCTGTACACGCCCGAACCCGATGCCATCCACGAGATCATCGGGCACGCCAACCAGATCGCGAGCCCGCGCTTCGCCGCCATCTACGAGGCGGTCGGCGCGGCCGTCGGACGACTCGAGACCGATACCGCGCTGAAATTCCTGGCCAACGTGTTCTGGTTCTCGATGGAATTCGGGGTGGTCCGCGAACAGGGCGAGGTGCGCTGTTACGGCGCGGGCCTGCTCTCCTCCTACGGGGAGATCGAGGAGTTCCGCGGCGCCGACCTGCGGCCGCTCGACGTCGCCGAGATGGGCAGCGCGGTCTACGACATCACGCACTACCAGCCGATCCTCTACTGCGCGGAGTCGATCGCCGAGATCGAGGACGTGGTGGGCGGGTTCTTCGCGACCATGGACGACGAGACCCCGGAGCGGCTGCGGCATTCGAATACCGCTGGAGCGCAGTAG
- a CDS encoding type II toxin-antitoxin system VapB family antitoxin — MKSVRIDLDQKLLAAAAAIMGTSTSNATINEALRRIVVHERQLRHLEKLAATALFALPGPEVVVVDG; from the coding sequence ATGAAATCCGTGCGGATCGATCTCGACCAGAAACTGCTCGCCGCCGCTGCCGCGATCATGGGCACCTCGACGAGCAACGCCACTATCAACGAGGCACTGCGCCGGATCGTCGTGCACGAACGTCAGCTACGCCATCTCGAAAAGCTCGCCGCGACAGCATTGTTCGCGCTGCCGGGGCCCGAGGTCGTGGTGGTCGACGGGTAG
- a CDS encoding alpha/beta hydrolase, which yields MCTSRKGTAASERVAALTALLTAVVLLAAGCGGGKDAPPPPVPTLDRYYQQQIAWGPCDDYPGGGAELTATGIQCARVTVPIDYGRPDGETAKIAISRLRATGAKVASLLTNPGGPGVPGLLMPLALAKLPVAERFDVIGMDVRGLGASTPLVRCRSTKEHLTSRRVLGMTDPFAEIDQIEQENEEYADSCAQRTGLALLGHVGTGDVARDMDVIRAVLGDRKLTYFGGSYGTRLGSTYAELFPDRVRAMVLDAPVDPTTNIGDEVITSAGFQQAFDAYAADCAKAPDCPLGTDPKKATEAYRALVLPLIRRPISVAGQRGLDYDAVITATIASLYNPESWPALTRGLAELANGRGDALLGEAGEYQEVSSDDVHRAVLCLEEVRVTDRAVATDIDRRSRSAAPIFDDGVATGQTPLDACAFWPIPPTAQPHVPNVAGLPKVVVVAVTGDPATPYPGGVSLAKALGAALITYEGTQHGVTFEGVACVDEPVLKYLIDLTVPAEGLRCRKS from the coding sequence ATGTGCACATCGCGCAAGGGAACCGCGGCATCCGAGCGGGTTGCCGCGCTGACCGCGCTGCTCACCGCGGTCGTGTTGCTGGCCGCCGGGTGCGGCGGCGGCAAGGACGCGCCCCCGCCGCCCGTCCCGACCCTGGATCGGTACTACCAGCAGCAGATCGCGTGGGGCCCGTGCGACGACTATCCGGGCGGCGGGGCCGAACTCACCGCCACCGGAATCCAGTGCGCGCGGGTCACCGTGCCGATCGACTACGGCCGCCCCGACGGTGAGACGGCGAAGATCGCGATCTCCCGGCTGCGCGCCACCGGCGCCAAAGTCGCCTCGCTGCTGACGAATCCGGGTGGGCCGGGGGTGCCCGGCCTGCTCATGCCGCTGGCGCTGGCGAAGCTGCCGGTGGCCGAACGCTTCGACGTGATCGGGATGGACGTGCGCGGGCTCGGCGCGTCGACCCCGCTGGTCCGGTGTCGTTCCACGAAGGAACACCTGACCAGCCGGCGCGTGCTCGGCATGACCGACCCCTTCGCCGAGATCGACCAGATCGAGCAGGAGAACGAGGAATACGCGGACTCGTGCGCCCAGCGCACCGGGCTGGCGCTGCTCGGCCACGTCGGCACCGGTGACGTCGCGCGCGATATGGATGTCATCCGCGCCGTGCTCGGCGACCGGAAGCTGACCTACTTCGGCGGGTCCTACGGCACCCGGCTGGGCTCGACCTATGCCGAACTGTTCCCGGACCGGGTCCGCGCCATGGTGCTCGACGCCCCCGTGGATCCGACCACGAACATCGGCGACGAAGTGATCACCTCGGCCGGCTTCCAGCAGGCCTTCGACGCCTATGCCGCGGATTGCGCCAAAGCGCCGGACTGCCCGCTCGGCACCGATCCGAAGAAGGCGACGGAGGCCTACCGAGCTCTGGTGCTGCCGCTGATCCGGCGCCCGATCAGCGTCGCGGGCCAACGCGGCCTGGACTACGACGCGGTCATCACCGCGACCATCGCCTCGCTCTACAACCCGGAGTCCTGGCCCGCGCTCACCCGGGGTTTGGCCGAACTCGCCAACGGCCGCGGCGACGCGCTGCTCGGTGAAGCGGGCGAGTATCAGGAGGTTTCCTCCGACGACGTGCACCGCGCGGTGCTCTGCCTGGAGGAGGTCCGGGTGACCGACCGCGCGGTCGCGACCGATATCGACCGCCGATCCCGCAGTGCCGCCCCGATTTTCGACGACGGCGTGGCCACCGGCCAGACGCCGCTGGACGCCTGCGCGTTCTGGCCGATCCCGCCGACCGCGCAGCCGCATGTGCCGAACGTGGCCGGGCTGCCGAAGGTCGTGGTCGTCGCGGTGACGGGCGACCCGGCGACGCCCTATCCCGGCGGCGTTTCCCTCGCGAAAGCCCTCGGCGCCGCGTTGATCACCTACGAGGGCACCCAGCACGGCGTCACCTTCGAGGGTGTCGCGTGCGTGGACGAGCCCGTACTGAAGTATCTGATCGATCTGACCGTGCCGGCCGAGGGCCTGCGCTGCCGCAAGTCCTGA
- the radC gene encoding RadC family protein, with amino-acid sequence MPVSLIDVPVEQRPRERLLALGPQALSDAELLALLLRHGRPGASALDLAVELLVEHGGLAELAAARPEELARRAGIGTAKAAALVAAFHLGSRARTGTATATRLTAASDVAAAARPLFTGARVERLLVLVCDAQNRLRRKVFVAEGAVDQVAVPVREILNTVLRHDGRAFAVVHNHPSGDAAPSLDDRRATTLLAEAARTVGLRFLDHVVIAGEEWASAPAISY; translated from the coding sequence ATGCCGGTTTCTCTTATCGATGTGCCCGTCGAGCAGCGCCCGCGCGAGCGGCTGCTCGCCCTCGGTCCGCAGGCGCTCAGTGACGCCGAATTACTGGCTCTGCTGCTACGTCACGGCAGGCCCGGGGCGAGCGCCCTCGATCTGGCGGTGGAGTTGCTCGTCGAGCACGGCGGCCTGGCCGAACTGGCGGCGGCACGCCCCGAGGAACTGGCCCGCCGCGCGGGCATCGGGACGGCCAAGGCCGCCGCCCTCGTCGCCGCGTTCCATCTCGGCTCGCGCGCCCGCACCGGCACCGCCACCGCGACGCGGCTCACCGCCGCGTCCGATGTCGCCGCCGCGGCCCGCCCGCTGTTCACCGGCGCGCGGGTGGAACGGCTGCTGGTGCTGGTGTGCGACGCGCAGAATCGGCTGCGGCGCAAGGTGTTCGTCGCCGAAGGCGCGGTCGATCAGGTGGCCGTCCCGGTCCGCGAGATCCTGAACACCGTCCTGCGCCACGACGGCCGTGCCTTCGCCGTCGTGCACAACCACCCCTCCGGCGACGCGGCGCCCAGCCTGGACGATCGCCGCGCCACCACGCTGCTCGCCGAGGCCGCGCGCACCGTCGGTCTCCGCTTCCTCGACCATGTGGTAATTGCGGGCGAGGAGTGGGCCAGTGCGCCCGCCATTTCGTACTGA
- a CDS encoding DUF6008 family protein produces the protein MENMHHGAGATGWEIAGAIAMLSWMVVMWAAVAVLIVAMRRGVRPWMYRGSLGVIGLGVLAQIGHFQEHVLQVGYWLGHPNSPAWMTPWGTGLANGFGQVDTSKPTLGMEILHLAGNFQFLAGLVGVALITHRALASKARKWGRMGVLMQGIHGLEHIALTVSVALGAKAIGLSTWFGLLDPGPGLWTYRVWWHFGANVVGTTIFVLALIHLWRERATIEATFRTPSERSATIAETPATSLPVPVR, from the coding sequence ATGGAAAACATGCATCACGGTGCGGGAGCGACCGGATGGGAGATCGCCGGAGCGATCGCGATGCTGTCGTGGATGGTGGTGATGTGGGCCGCGGTAGCCGTGCTCATCGTCGCCATGCGTCGCGGCGTGCGACCGTGGATGTACCGCGGGAGCCTAGGCGTCATCGGGCTCGGCGTCCTGGCGCAGATCGGCCACTTCCAGGAGCACGTGCTGCAGGTCGGCTACTGGCTCGGGCACCCGAACTCGCCGGCCTGGATGACGCCGTGGGGCACCGGCCTGGCCAACGGGTTCGGGCAGGTCGACACCTCCAAACCGACCCTCGGCATGGAAATCCTGCACCTGGCAGGCAATTTCCAGTTCCTCGCCGGGCTGGTGGGGGTCGCGCTGATCACGCATCGGGCGCTGGCGAGCAAGGCGCGCAAATGGGGACGGATGGGCGTGCTGATGCAGGGCATCCACGGTCTCGAACACATCGCGCTGACCGTCTCGGTGGCGTTGGGGGCGAAGGCCATCGGGCTGTCGACCTGGTTCGGGTTGCTCGACCCGGGCCCCGGCCTGTGGACCTATCGGGTGTGGTGGCATTTCGGGGCCAACGTGGTCGGCACGACGATCTTCGTCCTCGCGCTGATCCACCTGTGGCGTGAACGGGCCACCATCGAAGCGACCTTCCGGACGCCGTCCGAGCGTTCCGCCACGATCGCGGAAACGCCCGCGACGTCGTTGCCGGTCCCGGTTCGGTAG
- a CDS encoding alkaline phosphatase D family protein: MGLSRRQLLRFGGAGSLAVLVGTSAASSGRFRAPRWSDDPFTLGVASGEPTADGVVLWTRLAPDPLAPDGLGGMPLAPVSVDYEVAHDEQFRQVVARGTAVATRELAHSVHPEISGLAPDRWYFYRFRAGSVLSPVGRTRTAPQPGQPTARMRFAFASCQSWTSGFFTAYEHMAAEDLDLVVHLGDYIYERGWNRGRAGMSIEPHLQWEAVDLAGYRLRYAQAKAEPPLRDAHAAFPWLVTMDDHEIDNNWAGEAPGLGLDIYRLPALFRRRKAAAFQAMYEHQPLRLAQLPAGPSIHLHRRYAFGDLAEITMLDTRQYRDKQACGDGNTVIDCADRLAVDRTILGARQRDWLIDGFAGSAARWQILGNQVSMGQSDQDAGPVTAVGTDSWDGYVADRNTVLGAAADLGVRNLVVITGDRHQNHAANLRRDFADPESPVVASEFIGTSISSGGDGVDMNPSGRNLLAANPDLKFFNAQRGYVRVELEHGLWRSDFRVVPYIRRPGAPIQTRATFVVQDRVPGVVQDAQSEPAPPSSAPDSAAAPPATGPR, encoded by the coding sequence ATGGGTCTGTCGCGACGCCAACTGCTGAGGTTCGGGGGTGCCGGATCGCTCGCCGTGCTGGTCGGGACCTCCGCGGCGAGCAGCGGACGCTTTCGCGCGCCGCGCTGGTCCGACGACCCGTTCACGCTCGGCGTGGCTTCGGGTGAGCCGACGGCCGACGGCGTGGTGCTGTGGACGCGGCTCGCCCCGGATCCGCTCGCGCCCGACGGGCTGGGCGGGATGCCGCTGGCCCCGGTCAGCGTGGATTACGAAGTCGCGCACGACGAGCAGTTCCGGCAGGTGGTGGCGCGCGGCACGGCGGTCGCGACCCGCGAACTGGCACACAGCGTGCATCCCGAGATCAGCGGGTTGGCGCCGGACCGGTGGTACTTCTATCGATTCCGGGCGGGATCGGTGCTCTCGCCGGTGGGCCGGACCCGCACGGCACCGCAGCCCGGACAGCCGACCGCGCGGATGCGTTTCGCGTTCGCCTCGTGCCAGTCGTGGACCTCGGGCTTCTTCACGGCCTACGAGCACATGGCCGCCGAGGACCTGGATCTCGTTGTGCACCTCGGCGACTACATCTACGAACGGGGCTGGAACCGCGGGCGTGCGGGCATGTCGATCGAACCGCACCTGCAGTGGGAGGCGGTGGATCTGGCCGGGTACCGGTTGCGCTACGCGCAGGCCAAGGCGGAGCCGCCGCTGCGCGACGCGCATGCCGCGTTCCCGTGGCTGGTCACCATGGACGATCACGAGATCGACAACAACTGGGCGGGCGAAGCCCCCGGGCTCGGCCTCGACATCTACCGCCTGCCCGCACTGTTCCGCCGCCGCAAGGCCGCCGCCTTCCAGGCGATGTACGAGCATCAACCGCTGCGGCTGGCGCAGTTGCCCGCCGGGCCGTCGATCCACCTGCACCGCCGCTACGCCTTCGGCGACCTGGCCGAGATCACCATGCTCGACACCCGGCAGTACCGCGACAAGCAGGCCTGCGGCGACGGCAACACCGTCATCGATTGCGCGGATCGCCTCGCCGTCGATCGCACGATACTGGGTGCGCGGCAACGTGATTGGCTGATCGATGGATTCGCCGGCTCGGCGGCGCGCTGGCAGATCCTCGGCAATCAGGTGTCGATGGGTCAGTCCGATCAGGACGCCGGACCCGTGACCGCGGTCGGCACCGACTCCTGGGACGGCTACGTCGCCGACCGCAACACGGTCCTCGGCGCGGCCGCCGATCTCGGTGTGCGCAATCTCGTGGTGATCACCGGCGACCGGCACCAGAACCACGCCGCGAACCTGCGCCGCGACTTCGCCGATCCCGAATCACCGGTCGTCGCTTCGGAATTCATCGGTACCTCGATCAGCAGCGGCGGCGACGGGGTGGACATGAACCCGTCCGGGCGCAATCTGCTCGCCGCCAACCCCGATCTGAAGTTCTTCAACGCGCAGCGCGGCTACGTCCGGGTGGAACTCGAGCACGGCCTGTGGCGCAGCGACTTCCGGGTGGTGCCGTACATCCGCCGCCCGGGTGCGCCCATCCAGACGCGGGCCACGTTCGTGGTGCAGGATCGCGTTCCCGGCGTGGTTCAGGACGCGCAGTCCGAACCGGCTCCCCCGTCGTCGGCACCGGACTCGGCCGCGGCCCCACCAGCCACCGGCCCTCGTTAA
- a CDS encoding PPOX class F420-dependent oxidoreductase gives MGITLSPATIALLDGKNYAVLATLNADGSPQTSAMWVLRDGDDLLFSTLAGRLKHRNMLRDPRVSVTVIDSADGESYVELRGRATITHDDDLRVGHELSWKYDGKDHALPAPGEVRVAVRVEVEKATGYAA, from the coding sequence ATGGGAATCACGCTCAGCCCCGCCACCATCGCCCTGCTCGACGGCAAGAACTACGCGGTCCTCGCCACCCTGAACGCCGACGGCAGTCCGCAGACCTCCGCGATGTGGGTGCTGCGGGACGGCGACGACCTGCTGTTCTCCACCTTGGCGGGCCGGCTCAAGCACCGGAACATGCTCCGCGACCCGCGGGTCAGCGTGACGGTGATCGACTCGGCGGACGGTGAGAGCTACGTCGAACTGCGCGGGCGCGCGACCATCACACACGACGACGATTTGCGGGTCGGTCACGAACTGTCCTGGAAGTACGACGGTAAAGACCACGCGCTGCCCGCGCCGGGCGAGGTCCGGGTCGCGGTGCGCGTCGAAGTCGAGAAGGCGACCGGCTACGCGGCCTGA
- a CDS encoding succinate dehydrogenase iron-sulfur subunit has translation MTAVLEKNPPAKPAPVPEGSVMVTVKVARFNPEDDKGAHWESFQVPVLPTDRFLNVLIYIKSYLDGTLTFRRSCAHGVCGSDAMRINGVNRLACKVLMKDMLPKGDKTLTITVEPIRGLPVEKDLVVNMEPFFDAFRAVKPYLMTSGNEPTRERIQSQADRARFDDTTKCILCACCTTSCPVYWSDGSYFGPAAIVNAHRFIFDSRDEGARERLDILNDVEGVWRCRTTFNCTDACPRGIEVTKAIQEVKRALLFAR, from the coding sequence ATGACTGCCGTACTCGAGAAGAACCCGCCCGCCAAGCCCGCGCCGGTCCCCGAGGGCTCCGTGATGGTCACCGTCAAGGTGGCCCGGTTCAACCCGGAGGACGACAAGGGTGCGCACTGGGAGTCGTTCCAGGTGCCGGTGCTGCCGACGGACCGATTCCTCAACGTGCTCATCTACATCAAGTCCTACCTGGACGGCACGCTGACGTTCCGGCGGTCCTGCGCGCACGGTGTGTGCGGCTCCGACGCCATGCGGATCAACGGGGTGAACCGGTTGGCCTGCAAGGTGCTGATGAAGGACATGCTGCCCAAGGGCGACAAGACCCTCACCATCACCGTCGAGCCGATCCGCGGCCTGCCCGTGGAGAAGGACCTCGTGGTGAACATGGAGCCGTTCTTCGACGCGTTCCGCGCGGTGAAGCCGTACCTGATGACCTCGGGCAACGAGCCGACCCGCGAGCGCATCCAGTCGCAGGCCGACCGCGCGCGCTTCGATGACACCACCAAGTGCATCCTCTGTGCGTGCTGCACCACCTCGTGCCCCGTGTACTGGAGCGACGGCAGCTACTTCGGTCCCGCCGCCATCGTCAACGCGCACCGCTTCATCTTCGACAGCCGCGACGAGGGTGCCCGCGAGCGCCTCGACATCCTCAACGATGTCGAAGGCGTCTGGCGCTGCCGCACCACCTTCAACTGCACCGACGCGTGCCCCCGCGGCATCGAGGTCACCAAGGCCATCCAAGAAGTCAAGCGGGCACTCCTCTTCGCTCGCTGA
- the sdhA gene encoding succinate dehydrogenase flavoprotein subunit, which translates to MQEHRYDVVIVGAGGAGMRAAIEAGPRARTAVLTKLYPTRSHTGAAQGGMCAALANVEEDNWEWHTFDTVKGGDYLVDQDAAEIMAKEAIDAVMDLEKMGLPFNRTPEGKIDQRRFGGHTRDHGKAPVRRACYAADRTGHMILQTLYQNCVKHDVEFYNEFYVLDLVLSDTDRGQVATGVVAYELATGDIHVFHAKSIIFATGGSGRMYKTTSNAHTLTGDGMAIVFRKGLPLEDMEFHQFHPTGLAGLGILISEAVRGEGGILRNASGERFMERYAPTIKDLAPRDIVARSMVLEVLEGRGAGPNKDYVYIDVTHLGEDVLEEKLPDITEFARTYLGVDPVTELVPVMPTCHYVMGGIPTKIRGEVLRNNTDVLPGLYAAGECACVSVHGSNRLGTNSLLDINVFGRRAGIAAAEYAHRTEFVDLPDKPAQMVQDWLALILSEHGDERVADIRTELQYTMDMNAAVFRTEDTLKQALTDIHVLKERYSRITVQDKGKRYNSDLLEAVELGFLLELAEVTVVGALNRKESRGGHAREDYPDRDDVNFMRHTMAYKESADLISDIRLDFKPVVQTRYEPMERKY; encoded by the coding sequence ATTCAGGAGCATCGCTACGACGTCGTGATCGTCGGTGCCGGTGGCGCCGGCATGCGCGCGGCGATCGAGGCCGGGCCCCGGGCGCGTACCGCCGTCCTGACCAAGTTGTACCCGACCCGCAGCCACACCGGCGCGGCACAGGGTGGCATGTGCGCCGCACTGGCGAACGTCGAAGAAGACAACTGGGAATGGCACACCTTCGACACCGTCAAGGGTGGCGACTACCTGGTCGACCAGGATGCCGCGGAGATCATGGCCAAAGAGGCCATCGACGCGGTGATGGACCTGGAGAAGATGGGTCTGCCGTTCAACCGGACGCCCGAGGGCAAGATCGACCAGCGTCGTTTCGGTGGTCACACCCGCGATCACGGCAAGGCCCCGGTGCGACGCGCGTGCTACGCGGCCGACCGCACCGGGCACATGATCCTGCAGACGCTGTACCAGAACTGCGTCAAGCACGACGTCGAGTTCTACAACGAGTTCTACGTGCTCGACCTGGTACTCAGCGATACCGACCGGGGCCAGGTCGCCACCGGCGTCGTCGCCTACGAGCTGGCCACCGGTGACATCCACGTCTTCCACGCGAAGTCGATCATCTTCGCCACCGGCGGTTCCGGCCGGATGTACAAGACCACCTCGAACGCGCACACGCTGACCGGTGACGGCATGGCGATCGTGTTCCGCAAGGGTCTTCCGTTGGAGGACATGGAATTCCACCAGTTCCATCCGACGGGCCTGGCCGGTCTCGGCATCCTGATCTCCGAAGCCGTGCGCGGCGAGGGCGGCATCCTGCGCAACGCCAGCGGTGAGCGCTTCATGGAGCGCTACGCCCCCACCATCAAGGACCTCGCGCCGCGCGATATCGTCGCCCGCTCGATGGTGCTCGAGGTGCTCGAGGGTCGCGGCGCCGGGCCGAACAAGGACTACGTCTACATCGACGTGACCCACCTCGGCGAGGACGTGCTCGAGGAGAAGCTGCCCGACATCACCGAATTCGCGCGCACCTACCTGGGTGTCGACCCGGTGACCGAGCTGGTGCCGGTCATGCCGACCTGTCACTACGTGATGGGTGGTATCCCGACCAAGATCCGCGGCGAGGTGCTGCGCAACAACACCGACGTGCTGCCCGGCCTGTACGCCGCGGGCGAATGCGCCTGCGTGTCGGTGCACGGCTCCAACCGCCTCGGCACCAACTCGCTGCTCGACATCAACGTGTTCGGCCGCCGCGCCGGCATCGCCGCCGCCGAGTACGCGCACCGCACCGAGTTCGTCGACCTGCCGGACAAGCCCGCGCAGATGGTGCAGGACTGGCTCGCGCTGATCCTGTCCGAGCACGGCGACGAGCGGGTCGCCGATATCCGTACCGAGTTGCAGTACACGATGGACATGAACGCCGCCGTGTTCCGCACCGAGGACACCCTCAAGCAGGCCCTCACCGATATCCACGTGCTGAAGGAGCGCTACAGCCGGATCACGGTGCAGGACAAGGGCAAGCGCTACAACAGCGACCTGCTGGAGGCCGTCGAGCTCGGCTTCCTGCTGGAGCTGGCCGAAGTCACCGTCGTCGGTGCGCTCAACCGGAAGGAATCGCGCGGCGGCCACGCGCGCGAGGACTACCCGGACCGCGACGACGTGAACTTCATGCGGCACACGATGGCCTACAAGGAAAGCGCGGATCTGATCTCCGACATCCGCCTCGACTTCAAGCCGGTGGTGCAGACCCGTTACGAGCCGATGGAGCGTAAGTACTGA
- a CDS encoding succinate dehydrogenase hydrophobic membrane anchor subunit: MSAPVLGKSYDRPASLDSPRSPRARSKNNFEMYAWVFMRFSGLLLIVLVLGHMTIMLLLDGGVKRLNFGFVAGRWASPFWQIWDLTMLWLAQLHGGNGLRTVIADYSRKDSTRFWLNTLLAISMILILAVGTYVIFTFDPNIS; encoded by the coding sequence ATGAGTGCACCTGTTCTGGGTAAGTCCTACGACCGGCCGGCCAGCCTGGATTCGCCGCGCTCGCCCCGCGCCCGCTCGAAGAACAACTTCGAGATGTACGCCTGGGTGTTCATGCGCTTCTCCGGCCTGCTGCTGATCGTGCTCGTGCTCGGCCACATGACGATCATGCTGCTACTCGACGGCGGCGTGAAGCGGCTCAACTTCGGCTTCGTCGCCGGCCGCTGGGCCAGCCCGTTCTGGCAGATCTGGGACCTGACCATGCTCTGGCTCGCCCAGCTGCACGGCGGCAACGGCCTGCGCACGGTGATCGCGGACTACTCCCGCAAGGACTCGACTCGGTTCTGGCTGAACACCCTGCTGGCCATCTCGATGATTCTGATCCTGGCCGTCGGCACGTACGTCATCTTCACCTTCGACCCCAACATCAGTTAG
- the sdhC gene encoding succinate dehydrogenase, cytochrome b556 subunit, whose translation MTTIEAPAQPKRKTLYRGDPGMWSWALHRITGCTIFFFLFVHVLDTALVRVSPDTYNQAIETYKTPIVALMEMGLVVVVLFHALNGVRVILVDFWAKGPKYQRTMLWIILAIWFLLAVPAIGRQFFYLFTEH comes from the coding sequence ATGACCACGATAGAAGCTCCGGCCCAGCCGAAGCGGAAGACGCTGTACCGAGGCGACCCCGGAATGTGGTCCTGGGCGCTGCACCGGATCACCGGTTGCACCATCTTCTTCTTCCTCTTCGTGCACGTCTTGGATACCGCGCTGGTCCGAGTCAGTCCGGACACCTACAACCAGGCGATCGAGACCTACAAGACGCCCATCGTCGCCCTGATGGAAATGGGCTTGGTCGTCGTCGTGCTCTTCCACGCGCTCAACGGCGTCCGCGTGATCCTGGTCGACTTCTGGGCCAAGGGCCCCAAGTACCAGCGCACGATGCTCTGGATCATCCTCGCGATCTGGTTCCTGCTGGCGGTGCCCGCCATCGGCCGCCAGTTCTTCTACCTCTTCACGGAGCATTGA
- a CDS encoding cytidine deaminase, with translation MPEIDWKSLRDNAIQVMRNAYVPYSRFPVGAAALSADGRIVRGCNVENVSYGLTLCAECVLIGNLHSGGGGRLLALAVCDSRGEILMPCGRCRQLLYEHGGSDLLVDHRNGPVRLAALLPDAFGPDDLDAGRR, from the coding sequence ATGCCGGAAATCGACTGGAAATCCCTGCGTGACAACGCAATTCAAGTAATGCGTAATGCCTATGTACCGTACTCGCGGTTTCCGGTCGGAGCAGCGGCTCTCAGTGCCGATGGTCGAATTGTGCGGGGCTGCAATGTGGAAAATGTCTCATATGGTTTGACCCTGTGTGCCGAATGCGTACTCATCGGTAACTTGCATTCCGGCGGTGGGGGCCGGTTGCTCGCCCTCGCCGTGTGCGATTCCCGCGGCGAAATCCTGATGCCCTGTGGGCGCTGCCGTCAGCTCCTCTACGAGCACGGCGGGTCCGACCTGCTGGTCGATCACCGGAACGGACCCGTCCGCCTCGCCGCCCTGCTCCCCGACGCCTTCGGCCCCGACGACCTGGACGCCGGCCGGCGGTAA